The proteins below come from a single Leptotrichia sp. oral taxon 223 genomic window:
- a CDS encoding ABC transporter substrate-binding protein: MKKILLIFTILLAFVISCGKSSDSETLKLNLKEEGKSYDPQLANDSTGEFVDSLVTETLTRQAEDGKSLPGVAETWEHNENSTVWTFHLRKNAKWSNGDPITAKDFRDGWVRALKPETAGEYADKLFYIKNAEQFNAGKIKDEDQLGIKVVDDYTLEVTLNNPLTYFDSIVRIQTYAPLNKKFYDKVGEKYMTSPETSISSGVYTIKSWTRDSEIVFEKNENYWNKDNIKLKFVKILFINDANASVNAFKNKEIDSTNISIEQAKEFKDDKRKLLTKDGSVWYMTYNMKNKVLANKKIRQALSLAVDREKLITDVLDNTGEAAYTYTTKGVGIIGVSKDFSEEAGKVFPGYNPQKAKQLLAEGLKELGLQKLPELTMIFNDSGNNKVISEYIQESLRTNLGVNLEIEGMTFQSRLDKMQHRDYEIALAGYNGDYNDAITYLDRFLTKDGNNYSDYSNPRYDELVKKVKSSGNQEERVKDMIEMEKIIAQDMPVGLLYYRQNTKLLNPKVHNIVFSPIGKDFVLDNTYIK; this comes from the coding sequence ATGAAGAAAATATTACTAATCTTTACAATATTACTGGCTTTCGTAATTTCATGCGGAAAAAGCAGTGATTCAGAAACATTGAAACTCAACTTAAAGGAAGAGGGAAAATCTTATGATCCGCAGCTTGCAAATGATTCGACAGGAGAATTTGTTGACTCGCTTGTTACTGAAACATTGACAAGACAGGCAGAAGACGGAAAATCCCTTCCTGGTGTGGCAGAAACGTGGGAACACAATGAAAATTCAACAGTATGGACATTCCACTTGAGAAAAAATGCAAAATGGAGCAATGGTGACCCGATTACGGCAAAAGACTTTAGAGATGGCTGGGTTAGAGCATTAAAGCCTGAAACTGCAGGAGAATATGCAGACAAATTATTTTACATAAAAAATGCCGAACAATTCAATGCAGGAAAAATTAAAGATGAAGACCAGCTTGGCATAAAAGTCGTTGATGATTACACATTGGAAGTTACATTGAACAATCCGCTTACATACTTTGACTCAATTGTAAGAATACAGACTTATGCTCCTCTTAATAAAAAATTCTACGATAAAGTTGGAGAAAAGTATATGACATCTCCTGAAACATCAATTTCATCAGGTGTCTACACAATAAAATCCTGGACAAGGGATTCAGAAATTGTATTTGAAAAAAATGAAAATTACTGGAATAAAGACAATATCAAGTTGAAATTCGTAAAAATATTATTCATAAATGATGCAAATGCCAGTGTAAATGCCTTTAAAAATAAAGAAATTGATTCTACAAACATCTCTATTGAGCAGGCAAAGGAATTTAAGGATGACAAACGTAAACTGCTTACAAAGGATGGCTCTGTCTGGTATATGACATACAATATGAAAAATAAAGTTCTTGCCAACAAAAAAATCAGGCAGGCATTGTCACTCGCAGTTGACAGGGAAAAATTAATTACGGATGTGCTTGACAACACTGGGGAAGCCGCTTATACCTACACAACAAAAGGAGTAGGAATTATCGGCGTTTCAAAAGATTTCTCTGAAGAAGCGGGAAAAGTCTTTCCAGGTTACAATCCGCAAAAAGCAAAACAATTGCTGGCTGAAGGCCTAAAGGAGCTAGGATTACAAAAATTGCCTGAATTGACAATGATTTTCAATGATTCTGGAAACAACAAGGTAATTTCTGAGTATATTCAGGAAAGTTTAAGAACAAACTTAGGAGTAAACCTTGAAATTGAAGGAATGACATTCCAGTCAAGACTGGATAAAATGCAGCATAGAGATTATGAAATCGCCCTTGCAGGCTACAACGGAGATTATAACGACGCAATCACTTACTTAGATAGATTCCTGACAAAAGATGGAAACAACTATTCAGACTACTCAAACCCACGTTACGATGAGCTTGTGAAAAAAGTTAAAAGTTCCGGGAATCAGGAAGAAAGAGTAAAAGATATGATTGAAATGGAAAAAATAATCGCCCAGGATATGCCAGTGGGACTGCTTTACTACAGACAAAATACAAAATTGTTGAATCCAAAAGTTCATAATATTGTATTCAGTCCAATAGGAAAAGATTTCGTGCTTGACAATACTTACATAAAATAA
- a CDS encoding peptide ABC transporter substrate-binding protein gives MKKIFLVFCLTLSMFIISCGKGKKASGNSVSFNMEAEPTSLDPQILTDMSGIFITSMTYESLVRLNDKNEIVPAGAESWTKSDDGKVWTFKIRQGMKWSNGDPLTAKDYFNGIKRGLEPKTASEYAFLAYYIENAEKYNTGALKDFGQVGIKLKDDYTLEFTLSQPAPFFLKILIMPIYFPVNEKALADNGESYATEANKSIYCGPFTMEEWVHDNKVVMKKNPNYWNAQNIKLDTLTGLIVTDFEAATNLFENKELDLTKISVEKMANYEGKPELHKFPDGRVYYLGFNTSNPVLKNLKIRQALSLAINRKELVNSILNGAGITASGIVSNGTAGEKGDFREEAGDLFAEYANINVKQLFEEGLKELNMTPAQVKLHLLVDENGTGKKEAEFYQSQWKDKLGIDVEVEVLTKKERIARAKAGEFEIVRYAWGPDYADPMTYLEMFHSKVKDLNFAKHSNPKYDELIDLATVNQDNKTRMDAMKQAEKLLADDFRYSALYYEVGVYLINPKLKGVVIRSVGDSIDFYNASITK, from the coding sequence TTTATTACAAGCATGACTTATGAAAGTCTTGTAAGATTAAATGATAAAAATGAAATTGTCCCTGCCGGAGCCGAAAGCTGGACCAAGTCAGACGACGGAAAAGTATGGACATTTAAAATCAGACAAGGAATGAAATGGAGCAACGGAGATCCACTTACCGCCAAAGATTATTTTAACGGTATCAAAAGAGGCCTTGAACCTAAGACAGCTTCTGAATATGCGTTTCTTGCATACTATATTGAAAATGCGGAAAAATATAACACTGGTGCTTTAAAGGATTTTGGACAAGTTGGAATAAAGTTAAAAGACGACTACACGCTTGAATTTACTTTATCACAGCCTGCGCCATTTTTCCTGAAAATATTAATCATGCCAATTTATTTCCCAGTTAATGAAAAAGCATTGGCTGACAATGGTGAAAGCTATGCGACTGAAGCTAATAAATCTATTTACTGTGGACCTTTCACAATGGAAGAATGGGTACATGACAATAAGGTTGTTATGAAAAAAAATCCTAACTACTGGAATGCGCAAAATATAAAACTTGATACACTTACAGGTTTAATCGTAACTGACTTTGAAGCCGCCACAAATCTTTTTGAGAATAAAGAACTGGACTTGACAAAAATTTCAGTTGAAAAAATGGCAAACTATGAAGGAAAACCTGAATTACATAAGTTCCCTGACGGAAGAGTCTATTACTTAGGATTTAATACATCAAATCCTGTACTAAAAAATCTAAAAATTAGACAGGCATTATCACTTGCGATAAATAGGAAAGAATTAGTAAACAGTATCTTAAATGGTGCTGGAATTACTGCTTCTGGAATTGTTTCAAATGGGACAGCCGGTGAAAAAGGCGACTTCAGGGAAGAAGCCGGGGATTTATTTGCAGAATATGCAAATATTAATGTAAAACAGCTGTTTGAAGAAGGGTTGAAAGAGCTGAATATGACTCCTGCGCAAGTTAAACTGCATCTATTAGTAGATGAAAACGGAACTGGTAAAAAAGAAGCTGAATTTTACCAATCTCAATGGAAGGATAAATTAGGAATTGACGTGGAAGTGGAAGTTCTTACTAAAAAAGAAAGAATTGCACGTGCGAAAGCTGGGGAATTTGAGATTGTAAGATATGCCTGGGGACCTGACTATGCGGATCCAATGACTTACCTGGAAATGTTCCACTCAAAAGTAAAAGATCTTAACTTTGCAAAACATTCAAATCCTAAATATGATGAACTGATTGACTTAGCTACAGTTAATCAAGACAACAAAACAAGAATGGATGCAATGAAACAGGCTGAAAAATTATTAGCTGATGACTTCAGATATTCCGCACTTTATTATGAAGTGGGAGTTTATTTGATAAATCCTAAGTTAAAAGGCGTTGTAATACGTTCTGTCGGAGATTCTATTGATTTTTACAATGCATCCATAACAAAATAA